ttcaaaatccagaaaataacaagtccaaactaacacgaccagtttagaattcaaaattcaaaatcaaaaaaaaaaaaaaaaaaaacaaatccaacctaacacaaCCAGTtcataattcaaaattcaaaatcgagaatataacaagtccaaactaacacgagcAGTTCACAATCaagaaaatggcaaattcaacctaacacgaccagttcagatgGTTAGTTATTGGAATTAGTTACCAAAATTGGTTGGTTTCTATACCGTTTTTTAgatttattaaaaattattttcaatgatgaatggtgTTTTCCAAGATTCAGAGTTAAATAATGTTTGTTACATTTAATTAATTCGACATGTATCGGATGTTCTGCcattgaagatgaaaatatttattttcagaatatgttgttgtaattttcTACACAACGAATAACATTaacaaatgatcatcaaaaaaaattttatctgattcgaaaaaatgttgtaaaagttgataataattcaaattcagtttggatttgttattttcttgattttgaactggtcgtgttagtttggacttgttattttctgaattttgaattttgaattctgaattgattgtgttagtttggacttgccattttctcgattctgaactgatcgtgttagtttggatttgatgttttctcgattctgatctggtcgtgttagttttgaaatttgccattttctcgattctgatctggtcgtgttaggttggatattggtcattttctcgattttgaatttttgaattcttactttacaacaaaaaatggcaCAAAATAAACCAATGTAGtgatatattttatttatgtCTTAAAACAAGATTTAAAACAAATgcaaaattgtcaaaattgATGTTAAGTATGATTGCACGACATTCGAAAATTGGTGTCTATACATTTTTGCTAATCTCAGGGATTTATTAATCTGCAAGATGGCAGTACAGTCGAGAGGGGCGAAAATTTCCCCTACATAAACTTTGACACCCCACATCTACTCTCGAAAATGGTAGCCGGAAGTTGAAACTCAGACTGTTCAAAGAGCAACTCTTTCACTATGCACTGGTAAAATATTTTCGCTTGATTCCGACAAAAAACATGGTTTTAGAAGCTTTGAAAAAACCCTCTCTCCCATAGGCCGTAATGCTTTTTTCGAAAGTGTCCAGTTTTTTACTGGTCATGTGtgtataatataatattataaaattcattcttttgaaagacattttttttccatttgtgcACAATATAACATTAAAActaaattttcttcaacaccatcatcattttggtaAGCCGAAGAATGTTGCACACACCTACCGAAAAAATGTGCGCGAAAATTGCGTTACTATCGAGCAATATACAACCAAATTTCTACATTTGCCTTTAAATATAAACACaaatgaaagagaaagagagagagagaaagatatGCAAACGAATTGTGAATAATGAAGGCAAtattaaatgaaataattctaaaacaaatatttctcaattttttttttctccaataaCGGTCATGTTATCCATTTTATTCGTTCTGTCAACAGCTTCAACAGAGAAAACATGGGaacatttttgaaattataacTAATGCCaacaataaattgaatttgtgtAAATTATTTACTAAACTGAGTCATAAACCATTTATATTTGGTTATTATATTCGGACTGAAGAAGAATTTCgtaattttaaacaaaaaaaaaatattggatgcgcacttttattttttgttcagtACTTGTATACTATGCCGAAGATTTTCAAgatatcattttgatgaattcatATTCACTTTTGCATAAATGCGGCAACAGGTTAGGTGtgtaattgattcaaaattcttgattcttttcATCCGCATCACCGTCAAATCGTATCATGCTATtacaaaaatcataatcataattataaaCTTCTTATCGTATGAATTAAATCACATTGCTAAtctcatcaatgataatcataatcatcatgataaacaTCATGGTAGTCAAAAATATGTCTAATTCAACTACAATGATGTTTTCCTGAAAGATGATGGAAGATTATTTTAGTTATTATTCATCCATCtcttaattcattttttacgGATATATTTTAGTTTCGATTATTTCTATCTTTTATCCGTgattctaataataattttttatgataACTACCCAAATGCCAAGTTGGATAGAGTTTTCCATTCTGATTAAGCCGAAGTTAAACACAAcgatataaatatattttgatgaaaaataatcaaaaattcctTTCATAGACATAACGAATGTAgaaagttgttttttttgatagaGGAATTCATGATTTGCCATTTCTTATATCTGTAGCCAACAAGGTGGGCGTAGTAAAATGGTTGATCTACAAACCAACTGCGAAcggcaaaatgaaaaacaagaatagAATTTTCTCCCTTAAAGAATATTTATGAACATATTCACTATAGTGATATCATTGCCAatttctttggttttttcattcttggTCGGAATTGTTTGTTGGTGATCAACAActcatttaatttaattcttgctttctctctctttttgtCTATTTAGCCAACATCACAGAAGAACCGTTAGGGGTGAGTTTGGTAGTTTGTTTGCTAggatattttcttttttcgatCATTTACAAAAACGAGATTCATCCACAATTTTGATCTTAATTGTCTTTgtgaataaacaaattttatttcatacaTTACAAAATGGATGACATTGAACAAGAAATCGATCTTGATCAGATTACCGATGAAAATCTTTTACAAAGCTTGGTTAGTATATTGCTTATGAACCTATTTCAATATCATGatatttattaattgattcattatccAAAAGCTTGATCAAACTGATGATCCAGAAGATCGGAAGGTCATCAGAGATCGCATCAAAGAACTTCGATCTCAAAAAGCTGTTAAAAAAGGTAACGACAAAACGGAACCTAATCGGAATTTAATcgaattatattttttttcataacaGTGGAAcgagatgaaaaattgaccCGTCTCACTAACACCAGAGAAGATATgctacaacaaaaaaagaaagaagcCGAACAACACAAGCAAAGAACAATGGCAATGTACGATAATATGGCTCGTTCGGCTCCGGCTGGTGGCGACAAAAAGCTTGACACGAATATCCTCAAACGTATacatatttgatgatttttattgaataaatattgaatttttttgctgatttaCAGCTACTTCACCAACACCCCGAACAACGACACCAACATCTCGAGCTCCAACAACCCCACGAACTCCCACTTCGCCCGGTTCTTTACCATCACCTATTGGACCAAAGGTAGATTTAGTTGAGGATGCAATTAAACGACGACAGAGAGAAGCtgaagaacgaaaaaaacgaattttgGCAGCTTACGATGTTGCAGCAAAAACCCAACCGGCTGGCACTGTTAAGGAAGTCGATTTTGATGTTgtcaataaaattgatggtattttttttttaataattggttgattgatttcaggaacaatttttcttatttttgaTAGTTTCACAATATGAGATTTCTAAAAACACATCTAATGTCGGAACTTTTCAAATGTCGGGCGGCGTTCCCATTGTCAAAAAAAGTAAgttatatcaatttttttcggattatgtttatttgaaattctatttttttttttctttagcaCCATCTGTTCCTGCCTCACCAGTTATTGAAGCCCTTGCACCCAAGTTTCCTGCTGCAGCTGAAGAAAAGCTTGATGCTTATGAAAGAGCATTACGAGAACGTCAACGTGAATGTGAAGAACGAAAACGACGATTACTAGAATCTTACCAACAGGTTGCCAGATGTGAAGCTGGTAAGTTTAATTGGGACTAacttttattatcattttataatTGAAATGGTATTTGCTCTGTTCAAAAAAAGGTCCAAAAACTTTCGTCCCACCACCAAATATTGGAATCTAAGTTTCTGAACTCAAATTCGTATAAGTACTTGATTTCTGTGAGCAAATCAAATGGAATTATACTTGGTTAAAATTTCCTTTGTTTTGAAGCATTATGCCAATCTTCATAATTACACTGACACATAAGCGCCTGTAAACCtgtattttttcttgctgAAAGCAGGAATTTTTCAGTTCTCAAACAAAGAATGATTATAAAATGCTTGActtgattatttttaatgGATTTTTTCGAATACACTTTCTATCATTTAATCgagataaataaattcctTAAAATTTAAGTACAAGTTTTAATTGTTTCGAGTggttgaaaaatgtttttatttttttcaaaatgaaagagGTCGAATTAATAGGGTTTACATCGAATTAATcgtataataatcatcatcaaatatattaCAGAAATCGCAAACTAAGTCATGAAAAACAATCGGTGGcagttatcatcatcaaacaatgtaataaaatttttatggcTGCAAAACTTTTATCTGCGAATGAAAATGGGTCTGCATCTTATTCATAATTAATCAACAGTACTTGGTGGTAAAGCACTACGTTGATCTTCGATTCGATTAGATTGAAAACGCATGattagattgaaaaaatcttcatctGGTACTGTTGGGGCAAATGtcttaattcaaaaaaaagttataatgattatcgatagatttatttatcaaatatGCTAATAATACTTACTGGTGTATTACTTTGCGTTGAAGAAACACTGATTGGCCTGTCTATGGTACGTTTTTCAGATGGTCTCTTCAATAACAAccccgatgatgatgagggcATCTCGCTACGTTGATCTTCTAAACGACTTGCTTGGCAACGTATGAGCATATCGAAAAAGTCATCATCTAATGCATTTCGAGCACCAATGgtattcaatgaatattgaCGCTGTGTGCGTTTTTTAgtcaaattattttgttgagTATTATTAACCTTATTAGTGAAATTGGATTGAAGACCATTAGAATTGTGCGTGGTCGTACGTGTGGGCAATGTAGCTCTTTGATCATCCATGCGACGTTCTTGCATGCCagcaatcaaatcaaaaattgctTCATCACCACGGATGttggttttctttttgttattatttatattattattattattattactattagtttcatcaatgaaactAACAGTTTTGTTTGGAATGTTCTCTTTGTTGGacagaatttcaattgaacatCTTTGATCATCCATACGTTTACTTTGAAACTTTGAAAGCAATTCAAAGAATTCATCGTTTCCTTTTGAAACACATTCGAAACTGGCTGCCCTAGTTCTATCTTTCATATTTGAAGCGGTTGATacttcatcaacatttttacgTTGATCTGGTGTGAGGTTGAGTAATTCAAGTTTATTCATACTAATACGTTTAGGTCGCATTATATTCTTCACCCTTTCGTTTGTAGCCGATTCAAGATTAAGTTTTTGACGAAGTTTGCTGATACTGATTTCAGCATTTTCTTGTCCAGTCAAATCTCCAATTTCTTTCGAAATTTCTAAATGTTTTTGAACATATTCCATTGCTTTTTGATGATCACCGATCGCTTGTATAGCGTTGCTCAAACTCCAATAGGCTCGACCCTCGCCTATCCggtcatttattttcttggCTATTGCTAAATGTCGTAGATAATATTCAATAGCCATATCGAAATTTTTCAGCAAAACATATGTGTTGCCTAAACTATAACATGCTTGAgcttcaatcaattgatctttcaattcttcagccaataataatgtttgtcTACAATTAAAAGAATGATTAGAGTCAAAAGATATCGTATGAAATAATATACGAACTTGTAATTTTCAATCGCTTTTTCGAATTCACCGAGAAATATATGAGCATTTCCTAAATTACAATGGGCTCTTCTCTCCGCTGCTCTATCCTTGAATTGTACCGCAATTTCCAGACgcttaaataaaaaatttttgatataatcataatactttaacaatttttttcatacaaacCTTTTGATGATATTCGACAGCTTGAGAAAAATTTCCCAATAAATAATACGTATTTCCGAGATTTCCGTATGTTCGACCTTGTGCTGAATGATCACCCAAATTGATCATTAGCTCTAAATTTTCTCTATTAtttacaaatcaaataaatgtgtgtcaaattaaacaataaacaaaaaaatatacttGTAATATTTAATAGCCATTTCTAAACATCGTTCGACATCCTCTGGAAAATTGCCTGGATCATGACTTCCAAGATGACCAAGATTTTTGGCTTTCGTATGATAAATATTTCCCAGGTTGTAAAGAGCTCGTCCTTCACCAACCTAGttgaatcattaaaaaaaattacgattTACATCACATTTAAATATTACCTTATCGTTTAATTCGCGGGCAATATCAAGATGTTTTTTACAATAAGACACGGCTGAATcatattgattcatcatttttaatgtGTTACCCAAATTGCCACTCGCTTTTGCTTCGCCAATCCGATCATTTATTGATCTATATTTTgatggataaaattttttttttatcagatGAATATTCGAATTAAGATTCTGTCATTATTACTTGGCAACGGATAGATCCAATTTATGATATTCCATAGCTTTGGAATAATTGCCCAGATAAAAATAGGCATTACCCAATTGTGAATAAATGGCTGATAATGTTTTCATGTCATTAGTACCACATTTTACAGCTGCTTCAAAGAATGCAACACCACCATTAAAATCACCAACTTTGCATAGGCGTTCACCTTCGAGCGCCAATTCTAAACAAGAGACGGAATCCATGCTTGAAGCCATGtttaatcattaaaaaacaCAGATTAATctataatttgattgaattattataaaacCAATTATTACAAAACGAAATTAATGACAAGACAAGACAAGATGAAGAAAAGTAAAAAGACATACGGACACATAAACATACATTGATGAGAAAATGATGCTACTTGAGAGGAGGCAAAAGTATCAGAGGTTTTTTCAAGACCTAGCTAGGAtacacaaaatgatgaatagcaaaaaaatcCCTAATTATAAGTTGCGCGCGTCTTTCGGTTACATTTACATCAAGTTCATTGGCTCATGGGcaattggaaattttcttGGATTTCTCAACGGATATTTTCGCTATATAACTGCCGCATGGTGTCGCTCAAATATGTTTCAGagtgtatttttttcgtacAATTTGACATGCATGGATAATGTATGCCATACGATTTTGATTTgctatattattattgtcctACTAATAAACCTAATGATAGTAATATGGATAAATTCAAACTTGAATATGAAcgattttttgatcaattcaaaGATAAAACATCAATTGTTACGAATACTATTGATCTTACCcgctgtgatgatgatgacgacgacgattaTGAACCGATTATGAAACAGCAATATAATTCAAACGATAAACTACCTCAACAAAATCATGAAATATTCAGCTTTTCATTCGAAGAatttctgaaattttttgaaaaatttaaatttgccCATTTGATAGCATGGATGATACACAAACAGGATACGAAATTCATACGAGAATGTTTTGATGAAACAAGCGAATTCATAGTGAACAAAATGTTGTCAAAAAATTCACTAGAATCGCGTATATTTGCGTTCTACGTTCTATATGCATTGTGGGCAATGTTTTGTAGGATTCATCCTTGCATACCATTTCGAATTCgattaaatcaacaaatgtCATTTTCTATACAAGGTTTAGTTGCCGATTCATTGAAActgaatcaatttgatatATCGATCGCCTACCGAAAAATGGTCACTAATGGAGCATTTGCTTATTGTCAATCGATTACATTATTAGGACCATATTATAAGGACTATATTTATAAATCACCCAAGTTGGATCTCAATGAAATGgtaaaatttcaacatttaaatttcattattatagtAATTATATCTTATTTCTTAATACCAATAGAATCCGTCCAATTTTTAtaaagaaattgaatcaaacatGGAATACTACGAATCTTTATTGAATGGATTTAACAATATAGATTATTCATCTATGAAACAATGTTTTGCTGATATTAATAAAAAGTAATTGTTCaattattttaatgatgaaatgaaaaattcgtctaataatttcaaatgaaggcaacgaatttgtttttccaaaTCGTAAACAAGACGGTGTTATTTTCAAAACTGTTCTTGCTTTTCGACTATTTCAGAATCGCTTTcgattttattcatattcattctaTTGCCTGTGATGAAGACAACATTTTctaaaaacaaagaaatcaTAATTATGTACTAATTCCATTAATAGATATAAAATAATCTTACCCGCAGTTATGTTTGTGAAATGAATATTCCCATGTTCACCTTTACGAACGTTATAGTTGATTTTTCCTTCGACAAGCACACGAGATCTgtgattatgaaaatttttgttaaatttgtTTCCACTAAAACCTGATCCAATAGCCATACCCTTTTTGTACAACTTGTATAGTTTTTTGTACCAATCTTGGAATAAACACCTGAATCTTATGAAATTCCGATCgtttaatcaattcattagATCGATTTCGACGAAGTTCATTTGTAACCAATGTAAAAGAAGCCAAATCTACATTTTCTAATCTGGTTAATGAGGCTGGGCCGGTGGCTCGTCCTAATAGTGTAACACGATTCAGACATTTAAAAGTATCCACATTCTCCAATTGGGCTAAAAGTTTGAAATGGGAAAAATATTcgtttgaataaaaatattaatttaaaaaacataaaaattaGATGAAACATTCATTCTACCTTGTTCTGAATCGGAACTTTCGCCGGATAAATTTCGTCTGCTGATTATCTGACTagatcgaaaaaaatcctttgagccaaaaaaaaatttaatattttaTAGAAATAAAGATttgagataaaaaaaataacgaatgGCCACTTACATTCAACATTGATCTGGCCACATTGAATCGGGATAGACTGGACATGATTATAACGAGATGATGGTAAATAAATCGATTtatatcaaattaaattaatgaaaaatatctGCATAGAAACATCAATCTTACAAGCATGGATTTTTATGCATGTGCAAAGAACATGAGTTGAATGCACACAAGCATGCTGCACAGAGTTTGGTCAAATATGATGTTACCATCTGACAagcaaattcaaaaaattcaaaagagCAAgaacatttaatttttaattttaatctttttcgattaattaaacgatattcaaaaaaaaatattgaggtacaataatgattgttattTATAAAGTGCCAATTCAAGATAATTCGATTTTGAGGCAgcattatattcatcaatcaattcttgAACGACAACTCTAgaattatcaaattcatccAGATTTTGTGAGAAAATTTCCTCGTTTTTGAAACGATCCAAAAATGCTCCTCGTTTCCTGAGTTTGTCATATTGTGATACAAT
This is a stretch of genomic DNA from Dermatophagoides farinae isolate YC_2012a chromosome 2, ASM2471394v1, whole genome shotgun sequence. It encodes these proteins:
- the LOC124490862 gene encoding uncharacterized protein LOC124490862, giving the protein MDDIEQEIDLDQITDENLLQSLLDQTDDPEDRKVIRDRIKELRSQKAVKKVERDEKLTRLTNTREDMLQQKKKEAEQHKQRTMAMYDNMARSAPAGGDKKLDTNILKPTSPTPRTTTPTSRAPTTPRTPTSPGSLPSPIGPKVDLVEDAIKRRQREAEERKKRILAAYDVAAKTQPAGTVKEVDFDVVNKIDVSQYEISKNTSNVGTFQMSGGVPIVKKTPSVPASPVIEALAPKFPAAAEEKLDAYERALRERQRECEERKRRLLESYQQVARCEAGPKTFVPPPNIGI
- the pins gene encoding G-protein-signaling modulator pins isoform X1, translated to MASSMDSVSCLELALEGERLCKVGDFNGGVAFFEAAVKCGTNDMKTLSAIYSQLGNAYFYLGNYSKAMEYHKLDLSVAKSINDRIGEAKASGNLGNTLKMMNQYDSAVSYCKKHLDIARELNDKVGEGRALYNLGNIYHTKAKNLGHLGSHDPGNFPEDVERCLEMAIKYYKENLELMINLGDHSAQGRTYGNLGNTYYLLGNFSQAVEYHQKRLEIAVQFKDRAAERRAHCNLGNAHIFLGEFEKAIENYKQTLLLAEELKDQLIEAQACYSLGNTYVLLKNFDMAIEYYLRHLAIAKKINDRIGEGRAYWSLSNAIQAIGDHQKAMEYVQKHLEISKEIGDLTGQENAEISISKLRQKLNLESATNERVKNIMRPKRISMNKLELLNLTPDQRKNVDEVSTASNMKDRTRAASFECVSKGNDEFFELLSKFQSKRMDDQRCSIEILSNKENIPNKTVSFIDETNSNNNNNNINNNKKKTNIRGDEAIFDLIAGMQERRMDDQRATLPTRTTTHNSNGLQSNFTNKVNNTQQNNLTKKRTQRQYSLNTIGARNALDDDFFDMLIRCQASRLEDQRSEMPSSSSGLLLKRPSEKRTIDRPISVSSTQSNTPTFAPTVPDEDFFNLIMRFQSNRIEDQRSALPPSTVD
- the pins gene encoding G-protein-signaling modulator pins isoform X2 gives rise to the protein MASSMDSVSCLELALEAVKCGTNDMKTLSAIYSQLGNAYFYLGNYSKAMEYHKLDLSVAKSINDRIGEAKASGNLGNTLKMMNQYDSAVSYCKKHLDIARELNDKVGEGRALYNLGNIYHTKAKNLGHLGSHDPGNFPEDVERCLEMAIKYYKENLELMINLGDHSAQGRTYGNLGNTYYLLGNFSQAVEYHQKRLEIAVQFKDRAAERRAHCNLGNAHIFLGEFEKAIENYKQTLLLAEELKDQLIEAQACYSLGNTYVLLKNFDMAIEYYLRHLAIAKKINDRIGEGRAYWSLSNAIQAIGDHQKAMEYVQKHLEISKEIGDLTGQENAEISISKLRQKLNLESATNERVKNIMRPKRISMNKLELLNLTPDQRKNVDEVSTASNMKDRTRAASFECVSKGNDEFFELLSKFQSKRMDDQRCSIEILSNKENIPNKTVSFIDETNSNNNNNNINNNKKKTNIRGDEAIFDLIAGMQERRMDDQRATLPTRTTTHNSNGLQSNFTNKVNNTQQNNLTKKRTQRQYSLNTIGARNALDDDFFDMLIRCQASRLEDQRSEMPSSSSGLLLKRPSEKRTIDRPISVSSTQSNTPTFAPTVPDEDFFNLIMRFQSNRIEDQRSALPPSTVD
- the LOC124490871 gene encoding uncharacterized protein LOC124490871 gives rise to the protein MPYDFDLLYYYCPTNKPNDSNMDKFKLEYERFFDQFKDKTSIVTNTIDLTRCDDDDDDDYEPIMKQQYNSNDKLPQQNHEIFSFSFEEFLKFFEKFKFAHLIAWMIHKQDTKFIRECFDETSEFIVNKMLSKNSLESRIFAFYVLYALWAMFCRIHPCIPFRIRLNQQMSFSIQGLVADSLKLNQFDISIAYRKMVTNGAFAYCQSITLLGPYYKDYIYKSPKLDLNEMNPSNFYKEIESNMEYYESLLNGFNNIDYSSMKQCFADINKK
- the LOC124490986 gene encoding single-stranded DNA-binding protein, mitochondrial — translated: MSSLSRFNVARSMLNDFFRSSQIISRRNLSGESSDSEQAQLENVDTFKCLNRVTLLGRATGPASLTRLENVDLASFTLVTNELRRNRSNELIKRSEFHKIQVFIPRLVQKTIQVVQKGSRVLVEGKINYNVRKGEHGNIHFTNITAENVVFITGNRMNMNKIESDSEIVEKQEQF